The proteins below are encoded in one region of Gopherus flavomarginatus isolate rGopFla2 chromosome 12, rGopFla2.mat.asm, whole genome shotgun sequence:
- the EVPL gene encoding envoplakin isoform X2, with protein MFKGVGKGSPSKLSPIKQTKSSINELAILVSRMQKNADQVEKDILETQSKLKQDISNYQKNKAFEFQQENAKNLKEAETLLKDLFLDVDKAKRLKHPQAIEIEKDIKQLHDRVTHQCAEYRDLYEKCNIPEGSSKLDWAKILDQKQKQVSMGQYGPTMPELEKQIAEHNILQKEIEAYGLQIKNLHSPNAADLKSQYKDLLKASVWRGQSLGSLYNHLQGCTKELGYLKDQQNKILKQDWSDQMADPPGVRREYENFKANELLNQEEYVNQLQDDGDRMIELKHPAVEPIQAHQEALRNEWQNFLNLCICQESQLKSVESYRKFQEDADAVSQTLKKLNSDLDTKYSKFNKDSPGVVSDLLHQLENEEKTVKQAEKSIAELKRKSPEISPLKLRRTCPSQPLALDTVCDWASGDVQLSQGEKYTLKDNSNPENWVVQSSAGVTKTAPAACFFIPPPDPEAIGRATKLEGELNTVRRKRATVQNSLKSSQKEQVKSSQQAPVRRPTVAQDDPQADQLLSKLNKIGGDLVQVEKEVFSRVRSPVSHSAPTEDLKKRIKDQEGTTKKLQGIGADKEALQKECEAFLSKKSTSTTASQLPVTLNNVKNKYNDVKMLSSLYDEKAKASLNLENQIEITDEIISSFESKLAQDSTIPASPNALQDRANELQRLKRDQVAQQDCVLKLNRSLKDAEHSCSAVQNNFQEYCPDLPRQKREVQLLNDRYHAVADQLDHREKTLQNTNLTYQQFQNSNENMMFWMNNLPKHQVKTTDGPSQINYKLQAQKRLVEEIQGKEAEKNAVVKLSQTVQSALNAYELQAGKYCSSLDPTLSASAAKRLRVTPLQESIQAQENEVTKLYTETAAENKEQLSRLEFAKKVVEKKEVKEEMQAEHEQMQQSENLAQSTRESKALKLQLEEERNKVAKVQQELEEHRNRLLLLKTQRPIERVEEKEVVEYYRDPKLESDLAKMTHQIKDESRKRDSLQADIEMMNKKLIQMEKERKVVETQLLTKEVTKIERDPNLDNQAASLRAEIKHLREQSSTASSELERLRKELYILEQKQPNVREKVVVKELIKLEKDPEMLKAVRTLQMEIDKETFNRKSVEDMTIKLNSRIEELERLIEVAEPKIIVKEVKKVEQDPELLKESSKLRTLIEEEKKKNLMLTGELAELQSKYIIAERQKPKVEVKERVNEIFVVDPETEKEITRLKKELQEVTSKRTKIEKEVEEALSELNILRSQKPTVEYKEVIQEVVKLEKSPEILREIDRLKEQLNELVNTNGRSQEQLIRLQGERDEWKRERSKVETKLVNKEIVRYENDPLLEKEADRLRQEVRNVSQKRRAAEDTIYDLQNKYMLLERRKPEEKVVVQEVVLTQKDPKLRDEHNRLSRSLDEEVSNRRRVEREVQQLRSVVEEKEKLLNFQEDRNKRLALEKELRQITMRIKEIEESPAPVQEKIIMEEVVKLEKDPGLEQAASGLRLELENEKMQVLNLQRECKNLQVQIDILQKTKSQEKIIYKEVIRVEKDRVLENERARIWELLSRERTARQNAEEDIRRLKEKIERAEGMKRTWSREEADLQKARNLAIQERANLESELRELERQKQQKVLVLREESKLLSQKTENDRQKKMQREQELSFLEAAILREKDQIYEKERSIRELQSGVNREEKSHETEMRETNLSTKISILDPKTGKDMSPYEAYKRGIIDRNQYIQLQELECDWEEITTLGPNGDISVLLDRKSGKQYSIEDALKFRKITKEEYQLYRDGKIPISEFALLVAGESKPPSSLSIGSIISKSPLPSPTMQQQTQSFFPPSLQKSFCDDSFPIAGVFDTATDTKCNLRTAVIKKMVDPMTAQKLLEAQAATGGIVDLITRDRYSVHKAIDRGLIDNTYMQRLLNAQKAFTGVEDPVTKRRLSVGEAVQKGWMTKDSAFPYLQVQHLTGGLIDPKKTGRISVLEAAQTGMISDDLAKMLQDEPNYEKDLVDPVTKEKMNYKEAMTRCRKDPLSGLLLLPATSEGFQSHRLSHERYSPMLSRFRH; from the exons GTCCTCAATCAATGAGCTGGCCATTCTCGTTTCCCGCATGCAGAAGAATGCCGACCAGGTGGAAAAGGACATTCTGGAAACACAGTCCAAGCTCAAGCAG GACATAAGTAACTACCAGAAGAACAAGGCTTTCGAGTTCCAGCAGGAGAACGCGAAAAACCTGAAGGAAGCCGAGACTCTGCTGAAGGACCTCTTCCTGGATGTGGATAAAGCAAAGAGGCTGAAGCATCCCCAAGCCATCGAAATAGAAAAAGA CATCAAGCAGCTCCATGACCGTGTGACACACCAATGTGCTGAATATCGAGATCTCTATGAAAAATGTAACATTCCTGAAGGGAGTTCCAAGCTGGACTGGGCCAAAATTCTAGACCAGAAGCAG AAGCAAGTCAGCATGGGACAATATGGCCCCACCATGCCAGAACTGGAGAAGCAAATAGCAGAGCACAACATCCTCCAGAAAGAGATAGAAGCCTACGGCCTCCAGATCAAGAACCTCCACAGCCCG AATGCAGCGGATTTAAAGAGCCAGTACAAGGATTTGCTG AAAGCCTCCGTCTGGCGAGGGCAGAGCCTGGGCAGTCTGTACAACCACCTGCAAGGCTGCACCAAGGAGTTGGGTTACCTCAAGGACCAGCAGAACAAAATCCTGAAGCAGGACTGGAGCGACCAAATGGCTGACCCGCCGGGCGTGCGCCGGGAGTATGAG AACTTCAAGGCTAATGAGCTGCTTAACCAGGAGGAGTATGTGAACCAGCTCCAGGATGACGGAGACAGGATGATTGAACTGAAGCACCCAGCTGTGGAGCCCATACAG GCTCACCAGGAAGCCTTGAGGAACGAGTGGCAGAATTTTCTCAACCTCTGCATCTGCCAGGAGAGTCAGCTGAAGAGCGTGGAGAGCTACAGGAAG TTCCAGGAGGATGCTGACGCTGTGAGCCAGACACTAAAGAAGCTCAACTCGGACCTGGATACAAAATACAGCAAGTTCAACAAAGACAGTCCCGGGGTGGTGTCTGATTTACTGCACCAGCTGGAG AATGAGGAGAAGACTGTGAAACAAGCTGAAAAAAGCATCGCTGAGCTGAAGAGGAAGAGCCCAGAGATCAGCCCTCTGAAACTGCGCAGAACCTGCCCCTCCCAACCACTTGCCCTGGACACCGTCTGTGACTGGGCCTCTGGTGAT GTGCAGCTCAGCCAAGGTGAGAAGTACACTCTGAAAGACAACAGCAACCCAGAGAACTGGGTggtgcagagcagtgctggggtgaCAAAGACAGctcctgctgcttgcttcttCATACCTCCTCCAGACCCAGAGGCCATTGGCAGAGCTACCAA GCTGGAAGGTGAACTGAACACAGTGAGGCGGAAGAGAGCGACAGTTCAGAACTCCCTGAAAAGCAGCCAGAAGGAGCAAGTTAAGTCCAGCCAGCAGG CACCAGTCAGAAGACCCACCGTTGCCCAGGATGACCCCCAAGCTGACCAGCTCCTCTCTAAGTTGAATAAGATTGGCGGGGACTTGGTCCAAGTGGAGAAGGAAGTTTTTAGCCGGGTGAGGTCCCCAGTAAGCCACAGTGCCCCGACTGAGGACCTTAAAAAAAGGATTAAGGACCAGGAG GGAACCACAAAGAAACTTCAGGGCATTGGGGCAGATAAGGAAGCCCTGCAGAAGGAGTGTGAGGCCTTCCTGTCCAAGAAATCCACCAGcaccaccgcctctcagctccccGTGACTCTGAACAACGTCAAGAACAAGTATAATGACGTCAAGATGCTGTCCAGCCTGTATGATGAGAA AGCCAAGGCTTCCCTGAACCTGGAGAACCAGATAGAGATCACGGACGAGATCATCAGCAGCTTTGAGTCCAAGCTGGCTCAGGACAGCACCATCCCAGCCTCTCCCAATGCCCTGCAGGATCGTGCCAATGAGCTGCAG AGGCTGAAGCGGGATCAGGTTGCCCAGCAGGACTGTGTGCTGAAGCTGAACCGCAGCCTCAAGGATGCCGAGCACAGCTGCAGCGCTGTGCAGAACAACTTCCAGGAGTACTGTCCGGATCTCCCCCGGCAGAAGCGGGAGGTCCAGCTCCTCAACGACCGCTACCACGCTGTGGCCGACCAGCTGGATCACCG GGAGAAGACCCTCCAGAACACCAACCTCACTTATCAGCAGTTCCAAAACTCCAACGAGAACATGATGTTCTGGATGAACAACCTGCCCAAGCACCAGGTCAAGACCACGGATGGGCCAAGCCAGATCAATTACAAGCTGCAGGCACAGAAG AGGCTGGTGGAGGAAATCCAGGGCAAGGAGGCTGAGAAGAACGCCGTGGTCAAACTATCCCAGACCGTGCAGTCTGCTCTCAAC GCCTATGAGCTTCAGGCAGGCAAatactgctcttctctggaccccaCCCTGAGTGCTTCCGCTGCCAAAAGACTGCGCGTCACCCCACTGCAAGAGAGCATCCAGGCCCAG GAGAATGAAGTGACAAAACTCTACACGGAGACCGCAGCAGAAAACAAGGAGCAGCTCAGCCGGCTGGAGTTTGCCAAGAAGGTGGTAGAGAAG AAGGAAGTAAAAGAGGAGATGCAGGCAGAACATGAGCAAATGCAACAGTCAGAAAATCTGGCTCAGTCAACAAGAGAATCAAAGGCACTGAAACTgcagctggaggaagaaaggaacaAAGTGGCCAAGGTTCAGCAAGAGCTGGAGGAACACAGAAACAGGCTTCTGCTGCTGAAGACTCAAAGGCCCATTGAAAGAGTGGAAGAAAAGGAGGTGGTTGAATACTACAGAGACCCAAAACTGGAGAGCGACTTGGCTAAGATGACGCATCAGATTAAGGATGAGAGCAGAAAAAGGGACAGCTTGCAGGCAGATATCGAAATGATGAACAAGAAGCTCATCCAGATGGAGAAAGAGAGGAAGGTGGTTGAGACCCAGCTGCTTACCAAAGAGGTCACTAAAATCGAGAGGGATCCAAACCTAGATAACCAAGCAGCTAGCCTCCGTGCGGAAATCAAGCATCTCAGAGAACAGAGCTCCACTGCTTCCTCTGAACTTGAACGGCTCAGGAAAGAGTTGTACATTCTGGAGCAGAAGCAGCCCAACGTCCGAGAGAAAGTGGTAGTGAAAGAGTTGATCAAGCTGGAAAAAGACCCGGAGATGCTGAAGGCCGTCAGGACTTTGCAGATGGAAATTGACAAAGAAACCTTCAACAGGAAATCTGTGGAGGACATGACAATCAAACTGAACAGTAGGATCGAGGAGCTGGAAAGGCTGATTGAAGTAGCAGAACCCAAAATCATTGTCAAGGAGGTGAAGAAGGTGGAACAGGACCCAGAGCTGCTGAAAGAGTCTTCCAAGCTTAGAACTCTCATCGaagaagagaagaagaagaacCTGATGTTAACAGGAGAGCTGGCAGAGCTGCAAAGCAAATACATCATTGCAGAGAGGCAAAAACCAAAGGTAGAAGTTAAAGAAAGAGTCAATGAGATTTTTGTGGTAGATCCAGAGACAGAGAAGGAAATTACTCGCCTGAAGAAGGAGCTCCAAGAAGTTACTAGTAAAAGGACAAAGATTGAGAAGGAGGTGGAAGAAGCCTTGTCTGAGCTGAACATCCTCAGGTCTCAGAAACCAACTGTGGAGTATAAGGAGGTGATCCAGGAAGTGGTGAAACTTGAGAAGAGCCCAGAGATTCTTAGAGAAATCGACAGGCTGAAGGAACAGCTCAATGAGTTGGTGAACACAAATGGCAGGTCCCAGGAGCAGCTTATCCGGCTGCAGGGTGAAAGGGATGAATGGAAAAGGGAAAGGTCCAAGGTTGAAACCAAGCTGGTCAACAAGGAAATTGTCCGATATGAGAATGACCCACTCTTGGAAAAAGAAGCTGATCGCCTCCGCCAAGAGGTGCGCAATGTGTCTCAAAAGAGGAGAGCAGCTGAGGACACCATCTATGACCTGCAGAACAAGTACATGCTGCTGGAGAGGAGGAAGCCTGAAGAAAAGGTGGTGGTCCAGGAGGTGGTTCTCACCCAAAAGGATCCAAAGCTCAGGGATGAGCACAACAGGCTGAGCCGGAGTTTGGACGAGGAAGTGAGTAACAGGCGTCGTGTAGAACGTGAGGTACAGCAGCTTCGATCTGTGGTGGaagagaaagagaagctgcttAACTTCCAGGAAGATCGAAACAAGAGGCTTGCGTTGGAAAAGGAGCTGCGTCAAATAACCATGAGAATAAAGGAAATAGAGGAAAGCCCTGCACCAGTGCAAGAGAAGATCATCATGGAAGAAGTGGTCAAGTTAGAGAAGGATCCAGGGCTCGAGCAGGCTGCTAGTGGACTGCGTCTGGAGCTGGAAAATGAAAAGATGCAGGTTCTGAACCTGCAGAGGGAGTGCAAGAACCTGCAGGTCCAGATTGACATCCTGCAGAAAACAAAATCGCAGGAGAAGATCATCTACAAGGAGGTTATCAGAGTGGAGAAAGACAGAGTGCTAGAGAATGAACGTGCACGGatctgggagctgctgagcagagAGAGAACTGCCCGGCAAAATGCAGAAGAGGACATACGACGACTCAAGGAGAAAATAGAGAGAGCTGAAGGCATGAAAAGGACCTGGTCCCGTGAGGAGGCTGATCTCCAGAAAGCACGAAACCTGGCAATCCAAGAGAGAGCCAACCTGGAGAGTGAGCTCAGGGAGCtggaaaggcagaagcagcagaaagTCCTTGTCCTCCGAGAGGAGTCCAAACTCCTCAGCCAAAAAACAGAGAATGACAGGCAAAAAAAGATGCAGCGTGAGCAAGAACTGTCCTTCCTGGAGGCAGCTATCCTAAGGGAGAAGGACCAGATCTACGAAAAAGAGAGGTCCATCCGGGAACTCCAGTCTGGGGTCAACCGGGAAGAAAAGAGCCACGAGACTGAGATGAGAGAGACTAATCTCTCTACTAAAATCTCCATTTTGGACCCTAAGACGGGGAAGGATATGTCTCCTTATGAGGCCTACAAAAGAGGAATCATAGACAGAAACCAATACATCCAGCTGCAAGAACTAGAGTGCGACTGGGAGGAAATCACTACCTTGGGCCCCAATGGGGATATTTCTGTCCTGCTCGACAGGAAGAGTGGGAAACAGTACTCCATCGAGGATGCCCTGAAGTTTAGGAAGATTACGAAAGAGGAGTACCAGCTGTACAGGGATGGCAAGATTCCAATCTCAGAGTTTGCTCTGTTGGTAGCAGGGGAATCCAAGCCTCCCTCCTCTTTGTCCATTGGCTCCATAATCTCTAAGTCTCCACTTCCATCTCCGACGATGCAGCAGCAGACCCAAAGCTTCTTTCCTCCGAGCTTGCAGAAAAGCTTCTGCGATGACAGCTTCCCCATTGCCGGAGTGTTCGACACTGCCACCGACACCAAGTGCAACCTAAGAACCGCTGTCATCAAAAAGATGGTGGATCCCATGACCGCTCAAAAGCTGCTGGAGGCCCAGGCTGCAACTGGGGGCATCGTAGATCTCATCACGCGGGACCGGTATTCTGTCCACAAAGCCATAGACAGAGGGCTGATCGATAACACCTATATGCAGAGGCTGCTGAATGCCCAGAAAGCTTTCACAGGTGTAGAGGACCCTGTGACCAAGAGGAGGCTGTCTGTTGGGGAGGCAGTTCAGAAAGGATGGATGACCAAGGACAGTGCCTTCCCCTACCTACAGGTCCAACACCTGACCGGGGGGCTCATTGATCCCAAGAAAACCGGTCGCATCTCAGTGTTGGAAGCAGCCCAGACAGGCATGATTAGCGACGACCTGGCTAAGATGCTCCAGGATGAGCCCAACTATGAGAAGGATCTTGTTGACCCAGTCACCAAGGAAAAGATGAATTACAAAGAAGCCATGACTCGTTGCCGGAAAGATCCTCTGAGTGGCCTGCTGCTACTCCCAGCCACCTCCGAGGGATTTCAGTCTCATCGGCTCTCTCATGAGCGCTATTCTCCCATGTTGTCACGATTCAGGCACTAA